One genomic region from Proteus vulgaris encodes:
- the sctJ gene encoding type III secretion system inner membrane ring lipoprotein SctJ: MKIRYLLLALLCCLFPLLSGCKDQSLLTNLDQRQATEIQAVLQKHQITSTRKALGKGLFDISVKKEDMGVAIQILEEYQLPTLSRIEVTQLFPSDALVSSPQAEKARLISAIEQRLEQSLLTIDHIIDARVHVSYPISPTERIIPTPHASALVFYEEGMLDNDQLSEDVRAFIHNAFNDMNEDNITVLLYPRNINKFNIINNQLYQNSSDSFLSSWLFLSLLLMVIAIIITVLLIIFRRRKTQKEENNDKSNF; this comes from the coding sequence ATGAAAATACGATATTTGTTATTGGCGTTATTATGTTGCCTGTTTCCATTATTAAGTGGTTGTAAAGATCAATCACTACTCACTAATTTGGATCAAAGACAGGCAACGGAAATTCAAGCGGTTTTACAAAAGCACCAAATAACTAGTACTCGTAAAGCATTAGGGAAAGGGTTATTTGATATTTCTGTTAAAAAAGAAGATATGGGAGTTGCGATTCAAATTTTAGAGGAATATCAATTACCCACATTATCTCGAATTGAAGTGACTCAATTATTTCCATCTGATGCATTGGTATCATCTCCACAAGCCGAAAAAGCACGCTTAATTTCCGCTATTGAGCAGCGATTAGAACAATCATTACTCACTATTGATCATATTATTGATGCTAGAGTTCATGTTAGCTATCCCATCTCTCCTACTGAGCGAATTATTCCGACACCTCACGCTTCAGCATTAGTTTTTTATGAAGAGGGGATGCTTGATAATGATCAGCTAAGTGAAGATGTTCGTGCTTTTATTCATAATGCCTTTAACGATATGAATGAGGATAATATTACCGTCTTGTTGTATCCACGAAATATTAATAAGTTCAACATAATAAATAATCAACTTTATCAAAATAGCTCTGATTCATTTCTTAGTTCTTGGTTATTTCTAAGCTTATTATTGATGGTTATCGCCATCATCATTACAGTTTTATTGATAATATTCCGACGCAGAAAAACACAGAAGGAAGAGAATAATGACAAATCTAACTTCTGA
- a CDS encoding type III secretion protein, whose protein sequence is MTNLTSEQFEMISNVMYEPLSYLHTDYNVLASNKESIIWQKLANRQLIQQYELINQLDCDIDIIVEKIFTHWVLLPRCALFLGYLYSRETLLLSGNYYQLEPQLKAFLSLYPVLNIDKKMTISLENRAPINIGYQLLFDFINSISIALAQRFTFLFAPQSSSIELPQSLFLSRSLFLLVLDYAALSA, encoded by the coding sequence ATGACAAATCTAACTTCTGAGCAATTCGAAATGATATCCAATGTAATGTATGAACCACTGAGTTATCTTCATACAGATTACAACGTATTGGCTTCAAATAAAGAGAGTATAATCTGGCAAAAATTAGCTAATCGCCAATTAATTCAGCAATATGAACTTATTAATCAGCTAGATTGTGATATCGATATTATTGTAGAAAAAATTTTTACTCATTGGGTATTACTTCCCCGTTGTGCTCTATTTTTAGGCTATTTGTACTCTAGAGAAACGCTTTTATTATCTGGTAATTACTATCAACTAGAACCTCAATTAAAAGCGTTTTTATCTCTTTATCCTGTTTTAAATATTGATAAAAAGATGACTATTTCTCTAGAAAATAGAGCACCAATAAATATCGGCTATCAATTGCTATTTGATTTTATTAATTCAATTTCAATTGCACTTGCTCAGCGCTTTACATTTCTTTTTGCACCACAATCCTCATCGATTGAATTACCTCAATCACTTTTCTTATCTCGTTCACTTTTTCTTTTGGTACTCGATTATGCTGCGCTCTCTGCCTGA
- a CDS encoding type III secretion protein, with product MLRSLPEDLLTYTCEGVLIRARYVRQLDNIYKTELAAKHTAKKIIRDFNHKLEEHSKEIATQAYRTGLQALLGDILNFVVQYQEKLTQYEFQQREQLTATIAQLFDSPEIQTELTHRLISTIPSEKKITLDIPATLRSYLEKKLNKLDIELISHESKTIAVHAGDQITFFDPTLLIDDLKAQFHRPYTESYQPIFTQEIKETLLKYINTFDVFDNISSQSNISSENNDDED from the coding sequence ATGCTGCGCTCTCTGCCTGAAGATCTTTTAACATACACTTGTGAAGGTGTATTAATACGAGCTCGCTATGTTCGACAACTTGATAATATTTATAAAACAGAACTAGCAGCCAAACACACGGCAAAAAAAATAATTCGCGATTTTAATCATAAACTAGAAGAACATAGTAAAGAGATAGCAACCCAAGCTTATAGAACAGGGTTACAGGCATTATTAGGGGATATCTTAAATTTCGTAGTTCAATATCAAGAGAAACTGACACAATATGAGTTTCAGCAAAGAGAACAATTAACGGCAACCATTGCTCAACTTTTTGACTCCCCTGAAATTCAAACTGAACTTACACACCGCTTAATATCAACAATACCTTCAGAGAAAAAAATTACGCTCGATATCCCTGCAACATTACGCAGTTATCTTGAAAAGAAGCTCAATAAGCTTGATATTGAATTGATCTCTCATGAAAGTAAAACAATTGCTGTCCATGCGGGTGATCAAATTACTTTTTTTGATCCCACTCTATTAATTGATGATCTCAAGGCTCAATTCCATCGCCCTTATACTGAATCTTACCAACCTATTTTTACTCAAGAAATTAAAGAAACTCTACTGAAATATATTAATACATTCGATGTATTCGATAATATTTCCTCTCAAAGTAACATCTCTAGTGAGAACAATGATGATGAAGATTGA
- the soxR gene encoding redox-sensitive transcriptional activator SoxR codes for MKKEKIDFNRALTVGEVAKRSGVAISTLHFYEEKGLIESYRSAGNQRRYPPVVLRYVAIIKAAQSTGIPLKEIQEILGKYPPNSKLTAEQWHEISTDWKVRLDERIRRLKRLRNGLDHCIGCGCLSLSDCPLRNPDDILGEKGAGAQIL; via the coding sequence ATGAAAAAAGAAAAAATAGATTTCAATAGAGCACTTACTGTCGGTGAGGTAGCAAAACGAAGTGGTGTTGCAATTTCAACGTTACATTTTTATGAAGAAAAAGGGTTGATAGAAAGCTATCGAAGTGCAGGTAATCAGCGCCGTTACCCACCAGTTGTATTGCGTTATGTGGCGATTATAAAAGCCGCGCAAAGTACAGGTATTCCGTTAAAAGAAATTCAGGAAATACTAGGAAAATATCCGCCAAATAGTAAATTGACCGCAGAACAATGGCACGAAATATCAACGGATTGGAAAGTAAGGTTAGATGAAAGGATCCGCCGCCTTAAGAGACTACGTAATGGATTAGATCACTGTATTGGTTGTGGTTGCTTATCGTTAAGTGACTGCCCATTACGTAATCCTGATGATATTTTAGGTGAGAAAGGTGCGGGAGCTCAGATCCTCTAA
- a CDS encoding DoxX family protein has product MPNSIARILESRSMWLIARLLILVLFLSSGFAKVFDYQNSLAEMRAAGLTPDWFFNIATAIVLLCGSLLVLFDRYLWLGAGALALFLFLTIVIVHTFWNMTGDKAMLSMFFAIEHLAVIGGLITTAMASHFRALWKKTNA; this is encoded by the coding sequence ATGCCTAATTCAATTGCACGTATTCTCGAAAGTCGCTCTATGTGGCTGATCGCCAGATTACTCATTCTTGTTTTGTTTCTCTCCTCTGGCTTTGCCAAGGTTTTTGATTACCAAAATAGTTTGGCTGAAATGCGTGCAGCAGGATTAACTCCGGATTGGTTTTTTAATATTGCCACCGCGATCGTTTTACTTTGTGGCTCACTTTTAGTGCTTTTCGATCGCTATTTATGGCTAGGTGCTGGCGCTTTAGCTCTCTTTTTATTTTTAACTATCGTGATTGTTCATACTTTTTGGAATATGACGGGAGATAAGGCCATGTTGTCGATGTTTTTTGCGATAGAACATCTCGCTGTTATTGGTGGATTAATCACTACAGCAATGGCAAGTCATTTCAGAGCGTTATGGAAAAAAACTAACGCATAA
- a CDS encoding efflux RND transporter periplasmic adaptor subunit translates to MNKKLTITICASLFLLSAGAAVYATTSSDEDATQQFAYPPTKVALATVQSSKLPNNMQGVGELEAARQVYLAAETNGRIAVINFESGQTVKAGQVLAKLNDEPEQAELLRLQAQLTNADKLYSRTRQLYSKNVAAAAQLDSTLSERDMIAASIREVKARIAQKAIKAPFDGIVGIKLVHEGQYLNAGERVASLVDASHLKLNFSLDEQAAPKISTKQPINIEVDAYPEMVFTGSINAIDPLIGPSRTVQVQAVLPNTDNKLKAGMFARVQVTSPDSPMVLTVPETAVTYTAYGDTVFVAQSDNQKNLIAKRVSVKVGLRYNGMIEIKEGLALGDQIVSSGQIKLSDGISIEPIEQDTLTLAQSATTKP, encoded by the coding sequence ATGAATAAAAAACTTACTATTACGATATGTGCCTCACTCTTTTTACTCAGTGCAGGTGCTGCGGTTTATGCAACTACGTCATCTGATGAAGATGCAACACAGCAATTTGCTTACCCACCCACGAAAGTGGCATTAGCAACCGTACAATCATCAAAATTACCAAACAATATGCAAGGTGTTGGAGAATTAGAAGCTGCACGCCAAGTTTATTTAGCCGCTGAAACCAATGGTCGAATTGCTGTGATTAATTTTGAGTCAGGGCAAACTGTTAAAGCAGGCCAAGTTTTAGCTAAATTAAATGATGAGCCTGAACAAGCCGAGTTATTACGCTTACAAGCGCAATTAACTAACGCGGATAAACTCTATTCCCGAACAAGACAGCTTTATAGTAAAAATGTCGCAGCTGCCGCGCAATTAGACAGTACGTTATCTGAGCGCGATATGATTGCCGCATCCATTCGCGAAGTAAAAGCGCGAATTGCACAAAAAGCAATAAAAGCGCCTTTTGATGGCATTGTCGGAATAAAACTTGTTCATGAAGGCCAATACCTTAATGCAGGTGAACGTGTAGCTTCACTTGTCGATGCGAGCCATTTAAAACTCAATTTTTCACTTGATGAACAAGCAGCACCAAAAATTTCAACAAAACAGCCAATCAATATCGAAGTCGATGCTTATCCTGAAATGGTATTTACAGGTTCTATTAATGCCATCGATCCTCTTATTGGCCCTTCTCGTACTGTACAAGTACAAGCTGTTTTACCTAATACCGATAACAAATTAAAAGCGGGCATGTTTGCTCGTGTACAAGTTACCTCTCCAGATAGTCCTATGGTATTAACCGTACCAGAAACAGCAGTCACTTATACTGCTTATGGAGATACCGTGTTTGTAGCGCAGTCTGACAATCAAAAAAACCTTATCGCTAAGCGTGTCTCTGTGAAAGTTGGATTGCGCTACAACGGCATGATCGAAATAAAAGAGGGCTTAGCCCTTGGGGATCAAATTGTTTCATCAGGACAAATTAAGTTAAGTGATGGCATCTCAATTGAACCTATTGAGCAAGATACATTAACGCTAGCTCAATCAGCGACGACTAAACCATAA
- a CDS encoding MexW/MexI family multidrug efflux RND transporter permease subunit encodes MKFTDIFVRRPVLALVVSTLIFLLGAFAFSKLPIRQYPMLQNSTITIATDYPGASSELMQGFVTQPITQAVSSVEGVDYISSSSVQGKSLVTVRMELNRDPTQALTQVMAKVNQVRYKLPEQAYDPVIELSSGESTAVAYVGFSSEQLSIPELTDYLSRVVEPMFSSINGVAKVQVFGGQQLAMRLWLDTDKLAGRNLTASDVANAVRRNNYQAAPGKVEGEFVIANVYVNTDLTNVEEFKDMVIINDGNNLVRLRDVGTVELGAAATETSGIMNGKKAVFLGLFPTPTGNPLVIVDGIRDHLIDIEKTLPPSVDVELAFETSRFIKASINQVVQTLIEAILIVIAVIYLCLGSFRSVLIPVLAIPLSMLGAAGLMLAFGFSINLLTLLAMVLAIGLVVDDAIVVVENVHRHIEEGLSPVQAALVGAREVAGPVIAMTITLAAVYAPIGLMAGLTGALFKEFAITLAGSVIVSGIVALTLSPVMSSLMLKPKENEGRMAKIAEYVFDKLAHYYGYVLNFSLANRWLTIVFALAVFVSLPFLYSQTKQELAPSEDQASVLTAVKAPQHANLAYAERFNQKLDEIYMSLPETDSTWIINGTDGPSASFGGINFDGWDLRDRNADQIQADLQNRVNNVEGTSIFAFQLASLPGSVGGLPVQMVLRSPLGYPVLFETMENIKQQARESGLFVVVDSDLDYNNPVVQVAIDRAKANSLGIRMQDIGESLSLLVGEHYINRFGMDGRSYDVIPQSVRHQRLTPAALAGHYIRTQDNVLIPLSTVVNITTQVEPNKLTQFNQQNAAIFQAIPAPGVTMGQAVAFLETVADSLPAGFSHDWQSDSRQFTQEGNTLVFAFIAALIIIYLVLAAQYESLVDPLIILITVPLSICGALVPLALGMVTLNIYTQIGLVTLIGLISKHGILMVEFANELQVHKNLNRRDAIIEAAKIRLRPVLMTTAAMVIGLIPLLFASGAGANSRYGLGLIIVSGMLVGTLFTLFVLPTMYSFLARNHQISAQTERQKQLQQVGEQ; translated from the coding sequence ATGAAGTTTACCGATATTTTTGTTCGGCGCCCTGTTTTGGCATTAGTTGTTAGCACACTGATTTTTTTACTGGGCGCATTTGCGTTCAGTAAATTGCCAATTCGCCAGTACCCTATGTTGCAAAATTCCACTATTACGATTGCAACAGATTATCCCGGAGCATCATCTGAACTGATGCAAGGATTTGTGACACAACCGATTACTCAAGCTGTTTCCTCTGTTGAGGGCGTTGATTATATTTCCTCTTCGTCTGTTCAAGGAAAAAGCTTAGTCACCGTCAGAATGGAATTAAACCGTGATCCAACTCAGGCCTTAACGCAGGTAATGGCGAAGGTAAATCAAGTTCGTTATAAGTTGCCAGAACAAGCTTATGATCCTGTTATTGAGCTTTCATCAGGAGAATCTACAGCGGTAGCTTATGTCGGATTTTCAAGTGAGCAGCTTTCTATCCCTGAACTCACTGACTACCTTTCTCGTGTTGTGGAACCGATGTTCTCATCCATCAATGGTGTTGCTAAAGTACAGGTTTTTGGTGGGCAACAATTGGCGATGCGCTTGTGGTTAGATACAGATAAACTGGCTGGTCGTAATTTAACGGCAAGCGATGTCGCAAATGCAGTACGTCGTAATAACTATCAAGCCGCCCCTGGGAAAGTTGAAGGCGAATTTGTGATTGCCAACGTTTATGTCAATACTGATCTCACTAATGTCGAAGAATTTAAAGACATGGTTATCATTAATGATGGCAATAATCTTGTACGTTTACGTGATGTCGGCACTGTCGAATTAGGTGCTGCGGCTACTGAAACCAGCGGTATTATGAATGGTAAAAAAGCCGTATTCTTAGGTCTATTTCCGACACCAACGGGGAATCCATTAGTCATTGTTGATGGTATTAGAGATCATCTTATCGATATTGAAAAAACCTTACCTCCTAGTGTCGATGTAGAACTGGCATTTGAAACCTCACGTTTTATCAAAGCCTCTATTAACCAAGTCGTACAAACCTTAATTGAAGCTATTTTAATTGTTATTGCAGTTATTTATCTCTGTTTGGGATCGTTCCGCTCTGTTCTTATTCCTGTGCTTGCTATTCCATTATCGATGTTAGGTGCCGCCGGTTTAATGCTTGCCTTTGGTTTTAGTATTAACTTGCTCACTCTACTGGCAATGGTTTTAGCAATCGGATTAGTTGTGGATGATGCGATAGTGGTTGTTGAAAACGTCCATCGCCATATTGAAGAAGGGTTATCGCCTGTTCAAGCCGCTTTAGTCGGTGCGAGAGAAGTTGCCGGCCCTGTTATTGCAATGACGATCACATTAGCCGCCGTTTATGCTCCTATTGGCTTGATGGCTGGATTAACGGGGGCATTATTTAAAGAATTTGCCATAACATTGGCAGGTAGTGTGATTGTATCCGGTATTGTGGCATTAACCTTATCGCCAGTGATGAGCTCGTTAATGTTAAAACCAAAAGAAAATGAAGGCAGAATGGCTAAAATAGCCGAATATGTCTTTGATAAACTGGCTCATTATTATGGTTACGTACTCAATTTTTCTTTAGCTAATCGCTGGTTAACCATTGTTTTTGCCTTAGCTGTGTTTGTCAGCTTGCCGTTTTTGTATAGTCAGACAAAACAAGAACTGGCTCCTTCAGAAGATCAGGCGAGTGTCTTAACTGCCGTAAAAGCACCGCAACATGCAAATCTTGCTTATGCTGAGCGCTTTAATCAGAAGCTTGATGAAATTTATATGAGTCTGCCTGAAACAGACAGCACTTGGATAATTAACGGTACAGATGGGCCTTCAGCTAGCTTTGGTGGTATTAACTTTGATGGTTGGGATCTCCGCGATCGCAATGCAGATCAAATTCAAGCCGACTTACAAAACCGCGTCAATAATGTTGAAGGTACTAGTATTTTTGCTTTCCAATTAGCTTCTTTACCCGGCTCGGTAGGTGGATTACCTGTACAAATGGTTTTACGTAGCCCGTTAGGTTATCCCGTTCTATTTGAAACAATGGAAAACATTAAACAGCAAGCAAGAGAAAGTGGTTTGTTTGTCGTGGTGGATAGCGATTTAGATTACAACAATCCTGTCGTTCAAGTTGCCATAGACAGAGCTAAGGCCAATAGTTTGGGTATTCGTATGCAGGATATTGGTGAATCACTCTCACTCTTAGTTGGTGAACACTATATCAACCGCTTTGGTATGGATGGTCGCTCTTATGATGTTATTCCACAAAGTGTACGCCACCAACGTTTAACACCAGCTGCACTTGCTGGGCACTATATTCGTACTCAAGATAATGTTTTGATCCCATTATCAACAGTTGTGAATATTACGACTCAAGTTGAACCCAATAAACTGACACAGTTTAATCAACAAAACGCCGCTATTTTCCAAGCGATCCCCGCACCTGGTGTCACGATGGGACAAGCCGTTGCGTTTCTTGAAACTGTGGCAGATTCATTACCTGCGGGCTTTAGCCATGATTGGCAATCTGATTCTCGCCAATTCACTCAAGAAGGAAATACGTTAGTCTTCGCCTTTATTGCCGCGCTTATCATTATTTATTTAGTGTTAGCGGCACAGTATGAAAGTTTGGTTGATCCTTTGATTATCTTAATTACTGTACCGCTATCAATTTGCGGCGCATTAGTTCCTCTCGCTTTAGGGATGGTGACGCTAAATATCTACACTCAAATTGGTTTAGTCACACTAATAGGGCTTATCAGTAAGCACGGTATTTTAATGGTGGAATTCGCTAATGAATTACAAGTTCATAAAAATCTAAACCGTCGTGATGCCATTATTGAAGCTGCAAAAATCCGACTGCGCCCTGTTTTAATGACAACGGCAGCAATGGTGATTGGACTTATTCCTCTGTTATTTGCCAGTGGTGCAGGTGCTAATAGTCGCTATGGATTAGGGCTGATTATTGTGTCAGGTATGTTAGTCGGCACACTGTTTACCCTATTCGTGTTACCAACAATGTACAGTTTCTTGGCTAGAAACCATCAAATCAGTGCTCAAACTGAGCGTCAAAAACAGTTACAGCAAGTCGGTGAGCAGTAA
- a CDS encoding type II toxin-antitoxin system RelE/ParE family toxin → MWNVLLTNNFDSWLSEQSSELQERILAALQNLEVYGPRLPRPHADNIKGSKYPNMKELRIQHIGKPIRIFFAFDPTRKAIVLCAGNKANNKKFYQTMIHIADREFTSYLLSIREDNENTSTSYR, encoded by the coding sequence GTGTGGAATGTATTACTTACAAATAATTTTGATTCTTGGTTATCAGAGCAAAGTAGCGAGTTACAAGAACGAATTTTAGCAGCCTTACAGAATCTGGAGGTTTATGGACCTAGGTTACCAAGACCCCATGCTGATAACATCAAAGGTTCAAAATATCCCAATATGAAAGAGCTCCGGATACAACACATAGGGAAGCCTATACGAATATTTTTTGCGTTTGATCCAACTAGAAAAGCCATTGTGTTATGTGCAGGAAATAAAGCTAACAATAAGAAATTTTACCAAACGATGATCCATATAGCGGATCGAGAGTTTACCTCATATCTTTTATCAATAAGAGAAGACAATGAAAACACTTCAACAAGCTATCGCTGA
- a CDS encoding helix-turn-helix domain-containing protein, translating into MKTLQQAIAERSPESQERIKKMADELILETGLQILREELNISQRELATHLGISQPAITQIEQRGNDLKLATLKRYVEALGGKLSLTIELPTGEGRVFHL; encoded by the coding sequence ATGAAAACACTTCAACAAGCTATCGCTGAACGTTCTCCTGAAAGCCAAGAACGTATAAAAAAAATGGCTGATGAATTGATATTAGAAACAGGGCTGCAAATCTTAAGAGAAGAGTTAAATATTTCACAAAGAGAACTTGCTACTCACCTAGGAATTTCTCAACCTGCGATTACCCAGATAGAGCAAAGAGGTAACGATCTAAAACTGGCAACATTAAAACGCTATGTTGAAGCTTTAGGCGGTAAGCTTAGCTTAACAATTGAATTACCTACTGGTGAAGGTCGTGTATTTCATCTTTAA